GCGTCGACCGGCGCGGGCTCGAAGCCCTCCGGCTCGTGCTCCTCGACGACGAGCTGGGGCGCCTCGGCGACGGGCTCCTCGACGACCGGCTCGGGCTGGGGCTGCTCGGCGACGGGCACCTCGACGACCGGCTCGGCCTGGGGCTGCTCGGCGACGGGCACCTCGACGACCGGCTCGGCCTGGGGCGCCTCGGCGACCGGCTCCTCGGCCACGGAGGGCTCGGCGGCGGGCGGCTCGGCCACCGGCTCGCGTCCGGCGGCGAAGAGGCCGGCGAGGCCCTCGTCCTGCGGTGCGGCGAAGAGGTCGTCCACCGTCACGTCGGTCACGCGGGCGTCGACGTGCGGGCGGTGGGCGGGCGCGGCGGGCGGCAGGACCTCCTCCTGGAGGTCGGCCTCGGCGCGCGACAGCTCGGCGGCGAAGCGCTCGAGCTCGGCGGCGGGCGCCGCGTCGAGCTCCAGGACGCGCTTCTGGAAGAAGCCGCCGACGCCGCCGTCGAGCGCCTCGCGGCGGTCGACGATGACGGCGTCCTCGCCCAGCTCGGCCTTGATCTGCGGGACCAGCTCCTCGAGGGAGCGGCCGCGGTAGGTCTTGGTGCCACGGGTGCTCATCAGGCGTTCACGACTCCGATCGTCTCGACAGAGATGCCCGGAGCGATCTCGTTGTAGGCGCAGACGCCGAGCTGGGGCAGGGCCTGCTCGCACAGGCGCCGCAGGTGGCGGCGCACGCGCGACGAGCAGAGCAGCACCGGCCGGCGGCCCGTCGCGACGAGCTGCTCGGACTGGGCGTTGAGGGCGATGAGCAGCGACTGGGCGCGGCTCGGGTCCATCGCGAGGTACTCCCCGTCGGGCGTCTGGGCGATCGACTGGGCGACCTCCTGCTCGAGCCCCGGGTCCAGCGACAGCGCGCGCAGCGTGTTCTCGCCGTCGACGTAGGGCTCGGTGATGGCGCGCGACAGGGCGACGCGGGCGTGCTCGGCCAGGAGCTCCGGGTCGCGCGTGACGCGCGCGCGGTCGCCCGCCGCCTCGACGATGGCGCCGAGGTCGCGGATCGAGACGCCCTCGCGCAAGAGCGCCTGCAGGACGCGCTGCAGCTCGCCCACGCTGAGCAGGTCGGGCACGACCTCCTCGACGACCGCCTGGTTGGACTCCTTGAGGCGGTCGAGCAGCACGCGCGTGTCCTGCCGGGTCAGCAGCTCGGCGACGTGGCGGCGGATGGTCTCCGTGAGGTGGGTGACGACGATCGACTCGGCGTCGACGACGGTGTAGCCCAGCGCCTCGGCCTCGGCCCGCGCCGCGTCGGAGATCCAGACGGCCGGGAGGCCGAACGCCGGCTCGGTCGTGGGCAGGCCCTCGACCTGCCCGACCGCGTCGCCCGGGTCCAGCGCGAGCTGGTGGCCGGCCATGAGCCGCCCGCGGGCCACCACGGAGCCGCGGACCTTCAGGACGTACTCGTGCGAGCCCAGGCCGACCTCGTCGTGGATGCGCACCGACGGGACGATCGTGCCGGTCTCCGAGGCGAGCTGTCGGCGCACCGCGGAGACGCGGGCCAGGAGCGAGCCGCCGCCCCCGCCGTCGACCATGGGCACGAGGCCGAAGCCGATGCAGAGCTCGAGCGGGTCCATGCCCAGCGCCTCGACGACCGCGTCGCGCGGGGAGGCGGGCAGGGCGGGCGCGGTGGCGGCCGCGACCGCGGCGGCCTCCTCGGCCTGCTCCTTGGCCCCGGCCTCCTTCATGAGCTTGCGGCCCAGCAGGATGAAGCCGGCGCCGATGAGCAGGAACGGCAGCTTCGGGAAGCCGGGGATGAGGGCGAAGAGGCAGATGACGACGCCCGCGACCATCGGCGCCTTCTGCTGCGCGGAGATCTGGCCGGCGACCTGCGTGCCGAGGTCCTGCGCCTCGTCGCCCTCGCCGGCCGCGCGGGTGACGATGATGCCGGTCGCCACCGAGATGAGCAGCGCCGGGATCTGCGCGGCCAGGCCGTCGCCGACGGTCAGCAGCGAGAAGTGGCTCGCCGCGTCGCCGAAGGGCATGCCCTGCATGGCGACGCCGACGACGATGCCGCCGACGAGGTTGATCAGGGTGATGAGGACGGCGGCGATCGCGTCGCCCTTGACGAACTTCGAGGCACCGTCCATCGCGCCGTAGAAGTCGGCCTCGCGGGCGATCTCGGAGCGGCGCTTGCGGGCCTCGTCCTCGGTGATCTGCCCCGAGTTGAGGTCGGCGTCGATCGCCATCTGCTTGCCCGGCATCGCGTCGAGCGTGAAGCGCGCGCCGACCTCGGCCACGCGCCCGGCGCCGTTGGTCACGACGACGAACTGGATGACGATGAGGATGAGGAAGACGATGAGGCCGACGACGACGTTGCCGCCGACCACGAAGTGCCCGAACGCCTCGACGACGTGGCCCGCGTCCCCGTGCAGGAGGATGAGACGCGTGACGCTGATGTTGATCGCCAGGCGGAAGAGCGTGGTGAGCAGCAGCAGCGAGGGGAAGACGCTGAAGTCGAGCGCCCGCGGGACGTACAGCGTGGTGACGACGATCGCCAGCGCGCACGAGATGTTCAGCGTGATGAAGAAGTCGAGGATGGTCGGCGGCAGCGGCACGACCATCATCACGACGACCAGGACCACGACCGCGGCGGCGATGAGGTCCGTCGACCGTCCGAGACGTTGCATCACGGAGGACATCCACCCCTGCCTGTCGGCAGCTGCGCGCCGAAGTTGAGCGGTGGGCGGCGGACGGGCGGAGGTGGCACGGTCCGGTCGGCCTCCTGTACGGTCGCACCGAAGACGGGTCCGACGTCGAGGAGGGGCGTTCCGGGAGATGACGATGGAAGCCGCGCACGTGCAGCTGGAGAGCTTCCCGCAGCGCCACGAGCCGCTGGCGCCGGACACGGCTGCCCGACTACGAGGACTCGCCGCCGCGTTCCTCGAGCAGTGCCGCGAGGGCGACCTCGGCGGCGTGATGTCCAACCACCTGCTCGAGCAGCAGCCCGAGCTGCGTCTGCGCGAGGACGACACGCTCTACGCGGAGACCCGCGCGAGCTGCCAGCAGAACATCGAGGAGATCCTCTCCCGCCTGCACGAGGGCATGCCGGGCTGGGGCGCCGACCCGCCGCCGATGGCGGCCGCCTGGGCGCGCTCCATGGTCCGCCGCGGCGTCGAGCTCCAGGCGGTCCTGCGGGCCTACCGCCTCGGCCACGGCCTGCTGTGGCACGAGTGGTCGGCGTGGGTGCACGACCAGTGCGAGGACACCCCGCAGCGCGCCGAGCTCCTGCACGCCAGCTCGGCGCACATGTTCGCCTACATCGACGCGGTCTGCGCGCGGCTCGTCGAGTTCTACGACCAGGAGCGCCAGCGCTGGGCGCGCAGCGCGAGCGCCGTGCGGGCGGAGGTCGTCCGCCAGCTCCTGGCCCACGAGCCGGTCAACGTCGAGGCCGCCTCGAGCGCCCTCGGCTACGAGCTGCGCCGCCGCCACGTGGCGCTCATCGTCTGGGACGACCGCGAGGTGGCCGAGTCCGACGACGTCGTGGAGGCCGCCCAGGCGTTCTGCGCGGCCGCGGGCCATCCGGACGCCCTCGTCGTCCCCGCCGGCCTGCGCGTGGTGTGGGCGTGGTGCGGCGGCGCCGAGGTCGAGGCCGAGGACTTCGACCTGCGCGACGTCGCGCGCAAGCGCGGCCTGCGCGTCGCCACCGGCGAGGTCTGGGAGGGTGCCGAGGGCTTCGCGCGCTCGCACGAGGACGCGTCGCACGCCTTCCGGGTCGCCCAGGTCCTGCGCCGGCGCCCCGGCTCGGTCACCCGCTTCCGCTCCGTCGCCCTGTCGGCGCTGCTGAGCGCCGACCCGGCTCTCGCGCGCCGCTTCGCCGACGCCGAGCTGACGGTCCTGCGCGGCGAGGACGACGCGACGCGCCGCATCCGCGCGACGCTCCAGGTCTTCCTCGAGGAGGGCGGCAGCTACGTGCGCGCCGCGCGCCGCCTCGGGGTCCACGAGAACACCGTCGCCTACCGCGTGCACCGGGCCGAGGACCTCCTCGGCCACCCGGTGGCCGAGCGGCGCCTCGAGCTCGAGGCCGCCCTGCTCGTGCACCGCACGCTCGAGACCGAGGCCTAGGCCTGCACGGGGCGCGGGCGGCGCACGCCGCCCGTCGCCACCCACGAGCCGGCGAGGATCAGCGCCAGGCCGCCGGCCGCGGCGGCCGTGAGCGCCTCGTCGAGCACGAGCACGCCGAGCAGGACCGCCACCGCCGGGTTGAGGTAGGTGATGACCGACGCCCGCGACGGGCCGACCTCGGCGATCAGGGCGAAGAACAGGACGAAGGCCAGGGCGGTGCACAGCAGCCCGAGCGCCACGAGGCTCGCGACCGCCTCGTCGGTGACGTCGCCGCCGGGCAGGTCGAGCAGCGCGAACGGCAGGAGCATCAGGGCCGAGGCCGCGAAGCTCGCCGTCACCGGGCCCAGCGGCGGCAGGTGGCCGAGGTGGCGCTTGACGACCATCGGCCCGATCGCGTAGCCGACGGTGGCCACGAGGACCGCGAGCGCGCCGACGAGCTCGTCCGCCGACCCCGCGACGTCGACGCCGACGAGCAGCACGACGCCCGCCAGGCCGACGACGAGCCCCGCCAGCCGGCGCGGCGTCGGCCGCTCCTCGGGGTCGACCCGCAGCGCGATCAGGGCGATGACGAGCGGCAGCGCGGCGATGAGGATCGCCGCCAGCGACGAGGCGATCCGCTGCTCGCCGAACGAGATGAGCGGGAACGGCACGACGACCTCGAACAGCGCGTAGACGACGATCGCCCTGGTGTGGGGCCGCAGCCCCCGCAGCGCCCCGGCGCGCCACGCCAGGGGCGCGAGGACCACGACGGCGATGACGACGCGGATCCAGGCGACGAACGCCGGCGGCACGCCGTCGTCGACGGCGACCTTGATGAAGAAGTACGGCAGCCCCCAGACCACCGCGACGGCGGCGAAGAGGGCGGCGCCCCGCGTGCTCACGCCCGCGAGCGTCGCAGGTGGGGCGCGCTTCGGCCGTGACCCGCCGGGTGGGTCGCGTGCCACTCGGGCGGTGCCGGGGTGGGTGGCGTTCCGCTTGGGCGGTCGCGGGGTCCGGGGCGGTCGCGGTTCGGCACCGAGGAGAGGGAGGACCCGCCGCCGCGGTGCCCGCGAGGCGTCGCGACCGGGAGCCCGTGACGCACCTCGCCAGCCGTTGGCGGATTCTCCGGGCATTCCGGGGTGGATCCGCCACTCGATGGGATCGCGCGTCCCGGTGACGGCTGGTGCATGCAGGACATGCTCGAGGCGTCACGCAGCCTCGCGCGGCCAGGTTCCTCGCCCGGCGCGGGGCCCGAGCGGCACACCAGACCGCTCGAAGGACGGCAGCAACCCCCCTACGCCGCCCGCCGCGGCCGCGTGCGGAAGACCCAGGCGAGGACCTGGGCGACGGCGACGTAGAGCTCCTCCGGGATCTCCTCGCCGACCTCGACGGAGGCGTGCAGCGCGCGGGCGAGGGGCGGCTCGGGGACCACCGGCACGCCGGCGTCGCGGGCGAGCTCGCGGATGCGCAGCGCGACGAGGTCCTGGCCCTTGGCGATGACCTGCGGGGCGAGGCTCGAGCCGTCGTACTTCAGGGCCACGGAGTAGTGGGTCGGGTTGGTGATGACGACGTCGGCCTCGGGGACGGCGGCCATCATGCGCGCGCGGGCGGCGGCCATCTGGCGGCGGCGCATGGCGGCGCGGACCTCGGGCGGCAGGCCCTGCTGCTTGAACTCCTCCTTGACCTCCTGGATGTCCATCCGCAGCTGCTTCTCGTGGCGGTAGCGCTGCCAGGCGAAGTCCGCGAGGCCGATGACGACGTAGGCGCCGGCGGCGCGCCAGGCCATGCCGCGGATCTCCTCACCCAGGGCGATGGAGAGCGAGAGCGGCGAGAAGCCCATGAGCGTCCCGACCTCGTCGAGCTTGGGCAGCAGGGCGGCGGCGACGATCGCGCCGACCACGGAGACCTTCGTGACGCTCTTGACGCCCTCGACGAGCGCGTGCTGGCCGAAGATGTTCTTCGCGCCCGTGACCGGGTTGAGCTTCTTCGGGTCGGGCTTGATCGACTGGGGCATCGGCTTGATGCCGACCTGCACCGCGTAGCTCACGACGCCCGCGACCATGCAGACGCCGGCGATCGGCGCGACGGCGAGCAGGACGTCCTTGCCGCACGCGAGGAGGACCGCGCCGATCGTCCCCGCCTCCACGACCTCGGGGTCCGAGGCCAGGGCGATCGTGCGCCGCATGCACGCGGCGAGGCGCTCGCACATGCCCGGGCCGGCGGCCCCGAGCGCGACGAGCGAGGCGAGCAGGACGACCGCGCCGGACAGGTCGGTGGACCGCGCGACCTGGCCCTTCTTGCGGGCCTCCTCCTTCTTCTTGGGTGTGGCCTTCTCGGTCTTCTCGCCCGCCATGCTCCATCACCTCCCGCCGCGGGCTAGGCGCCCAGGAGCCGGTCCTGGAGCCACTGCGACAGGAACGGCAGGGACGCGCCGACCGTGAGCAGGCCGACGGTGACCTTCGCCGGGAAGCCGATGGCGAAGACGTTGAGCTGCGGGACGACCCGCGAGACCAGGCCGAAGGCCGCGTCGGTGAGCACCACGGCGAGCAGGACCGGGCCCGCGACCTGGAGCGCGCCGGCGAAGATGCCCGAGAACGCCTCGACCGCGGTCGCCACCGTCCGGTCGATCGACGGCAGCTCGGTGAGCCCGACGACGTCGTAGCTCTCGGCCATCCCCTGGATGACCCAGCGGTCGCCGCCGATGGCGATGAAGATCATCAGGCCGACCATCGCGTAGGTCGAGCTGAGCACGGAGGACTGCTGGCCGCTCATCGGGTCCACGAGGCCGCCGAAGGTGAAGCCGACGAACGTGTCGAGGAACGCGCCCGCGACCTGGACGGCGGCGAACACCGCGCCCACGGCGAACGCGAAGCCGGCGCCGACCAGCAGCTCCTTGGCGATCAGCCCGCTCAGCGCCCAGGCCTCGAGCGGGATGTCGGCGCCGCGCATGACGACCGGCCCGAGGCCGACCGCCAGGGCCACCGCCACGATGCCGCGCACGCGCATCGGGATCGCCCGCGACGAGAACAGCGGCGCCAGCATGAACAGCGGCGAGACGCGCGCGAGGACCAGGAAGAAGGAGGCGACCTGGGCGGGGTCGAGGATCCCGCCCAGCGTCGGGGACAGGTTCAGGTTCACGTCCCGATGAGCTGCGGGATCGAGCTCCACAGCTCCGTCGTGTAGGCCAGGAGCTGGTTGAGCATCCACGGCCCGCCGACGACGAGGACCGCCGCGGTGGCGAGGATCTTCGGGATGAAGGAGAGCGTCTGCTCCTGGATCTGCGTGACCGCCTGGAAGACGCTGATCACGAGGCCGACGACGAGGCCGACGAGCAGGAGCGGGAGGGCGACCTTGAGCGCGAGCTCGAGGGCACCCGTGGAGATGGTGACGACGGAGTCGGCGTCCATGGCGGCGGCCTCCTAGCCGAAGCTCTCGACGATGGACCTCGTCACGAGGTTCCACCCGTCCACCAGGACGAAGAGCAGGATCTTGAAGGGGAGGGCGATGAACGTCGGTGGGAGCATGATCATGCCCATCGACATGAGCGTCGAGCTCACCACCAGGTCGATCACCAGGAACGGCAGGAAGATCAGGAACCCGATCTGGAACGCCGTCTTGAGCTCGGAGACCACGAAGGCCGGGACGAGCACGTAGGTCGGGACGTCGGCCCGCGTCTTCGGGCGGTCCATCTTCGCGAGCTTCACGAACAGCGCCAGGTCCTTGTTGCGGGTCTGGCGGAACATGAACTCGCGGATCGGCTTCTCGCCGCGCTCGAAGGCCTGGGCCTGCGTGATCTTGCCGGCGCTCAGCGGATCGATGGCGTCCTTCTTGACGTCCTGGAACGTCGGCGCCATGACGAAGAGCGTGAGGAAGAGCGCGATGCCGACGAGCACCTGGTTGGGCGGCGCCGTGGGCGTGCCCAGACCGGTGCGGATGAAGCCCAGCACCACGAGGATGCGGGTGAAGCCGGTGACGGTGAACAGCAGCGCCGGGACGAGGGTGATGCCCCCGACCAGCAGCAGCAGCTGGACCGCCTGGCCGCCGTCCTGCGGCATCAGCGCACGGTCCTCTCGCGCAGCAGGTCGACGACGGTGCGCCGGCGCGCGGGGACGAGCGCCGCGCCGGTCGAGCCGGCCACCACGGCGCCGCCGTCGACCACGTCGTCGTCGTCCTGGGGCGGGAGCAGGCCGAGGCGGCGGGCCTCGTCCTCGCTGTAGGTCTTGATCGGCACCACGCCGTGCTCGGCGCTGCCGACGAGCACGAGCTCGCGGCCGGCCCGGATGAGGTGCACGGAGCGGTTGGGCCCCAGCGCGATGACCGCCTCGCTGGAGAGGCCGAAGCCGGAGGAGCGCTCCTCCTTGCCCCGCTTCATCTGGCGCAGCGCCCAGGCGACGCCGTAGATCACGGCCACGACGACGGCCAGGCCGATCATCGTGCGCATGAACGAGCCACCGCCACCGCCGATCTCGGCGGTGCGCGACGGGCCCTCGTCGGGCAGGTCGAGCGGCTTGTCCTCGCCGTACTTGTCGGCGGCGAAGACGGTCGCGGGGGCGGCCAGGAGCAGGCACGCGGCGGCGGCCGCTCCCGCTGCGATGCGGGGACGGAGGGGGTCCACACCCTGGTCATCGACCAGGCTGGACGGATGTTGAGCGCCGGGCGGACAGGCGTCCGCCCGGCGACCCTGAGGGGCTAGGCCGCGGGCTGCTCGGCGGCGGCCGGGGCCTGCTGCTCGCCCGACAGCCCGGCGATCTCGGTGATGCGCAGGCCGAACTGCTCGTCGATGACGACGACCTCGCCGCGGGCGATCGGGCGGCCGTTGACCAGGAGGTCCACCGGCCGGTCGGCCAGGCGGTCGAGGGTCACGACGGAGCCCGGGCCCAGGGCGAGCGCCTCGCCCAGCGACATGCGGGTGCGCCCGACCTCGACGGTCAGCTCGACCGTCACGTCGGTCAGGCGGCTGAGGTCCGCGGGCAGCTCGACCATGCCGGCGGCGGCCGGGTCGGCGACGCCCGTCGGGGCGCTCGGCACCACGGCGGCGTCGGCCGGGACAGAGGTGTCCTCCAGCGGCGGGAGCTCGACCTCGTCCATCACTGCACCGCCACGTCGGTGAAGAGCACGTCCTCGACCTTGACGTCGGTGGTCTTCTCGATGCGCTCGAGGACCTCGTGCTGCAGGTGCTTGCGGCCCTTCTTGGTCTCGAGCTCCTCGCGCTCGACGCCGGTGATGACGTCGGTGACGATCGCGCGCACGATGGCCTCCTGGGGCAGCAGGCCGTAGCCCTCCGGCGGCTTGGCCGGGGCGGCGGAGCCGTGGGCGCCGCCGGCCGGGGCGGCGGTGTAGCCGTGGTGGAAGACGAGGCCGACGCCGAGCTTGGCGTACCGGCCACCCGCGAGGTTGATCATGAAGTCCTTGGGCAGGACGTAGACCTCGCCCTCGACCTTCGGCTTCGGAGGCGGCGCGGCCTTCGCGACCACCATCTTGTAGTAGCCGCCGCCGCCGACCAGCAGCAGCACCGGCACCAGCATCAGGATCTTCTTCATGGGGTTCGTGCCGTCCTTGGCAGCAGGATCTCCACGCGCCGGTTCAGGGACCGGCCCGCGGCCGTGTCGTTGGAGGTGATCGGATCGAGGTAGGCGCGGCCCGCGGCGGTGAGGCGCCGCTGGGACACGCCCGTCTTGGTGAAGGCGTGGAGGACCGCGGTGGCGCGGGCCGTCGACAGCTCCCAGTTGGAGGTGAAGCCCGAGCCGCCCGTCGGGACCGGGTCGGTGTGGCCCTCGACGACGACCGGGTGCTGGGCCTCGCGGCTCAGGAGCGTCCCGAGCTTGGCCAGCAGCGGGGCGGCCTGGGGGTTCGGCGTCGCGCTGCCCGAGCCGAAGAGCAGGTCGTCGGTGAGGATGCGCACGCGCAGGCCGTCCTTGGACATGCGGGCCTTGACCTTGTTCTGGAGGCCGAGGTCGCGCGCGGCCGCGTCGACCTGCTTCTTGAGCTGCTGGAGCTGGCGCTCCTCGCGCTTGCGCCCGACGTCGCCCTTGCGCTCCTGGACGGGCGCGAAGCTCGGCGGCGCCGAGGACGAGCCCAGCTTGGTCGACTGGTCGTCGCCGCCCGTCTGGCGCAGGCCCTGGCCGCCGGGGAAGATCTTGCCGCTGAAGGCCTCCTGCATCGAGCGCTGGAGGGACTCGAACTTCGACGTGTTCACCGACGAGATCGAGAAGAGGACCATGAACAGCGCGACGAGCAGGGTCATCATGTCCGCGTAGGACACGAGCCAGGCCTCGTCGACGTGCTCCTCGTGGTCGTCGTGCCCGCCACCCTTGTGGCGCCGTCCGGCGGCCATGGCTAGGCGGCCTGCGCCTCACCGGCGCCGCCGTCGACGGCGCGCAGCTTCGGGTCCTCGCCGGTGACCTCACCGCGGTCGGCCGGCGGGACGTAGGACAGGAGCTTCTCCTGCACGACGCGCGGGTTGTCGCCCGCCTGGATGGCGAGGATGCCCTCGAGCAGGAGCGTGCGGTACTGGACCTCCTCGGCCGAGAGGTTCGCGAGGCGGTTGCCGACCGGGAGGAAGATGATGTTGGCGGCGCCGATGCCGTAGAGCGTCGCGATGAACGCGGTGGCGATCGACGGGCCGAGGGTCTCGGGCGCCGAGAGGTTGCCGAGCACGTGCACGAGGCCGATGACCGTGCCCATGACGCCGATGGTCGGGGAGAAGGCGCCGGCCTTGATGAAGACGTTGGCGTTCTGCTTGTGGCGGGCGTGCATCGCCTGCGTGTCGGCCTCGAGGACCTCGGCGAGGAGCTCGGGGTCGGTGCCGTCGACGACGAGCTGCATGCCCTTGCGGGTGAAGTCGTCCTCGATGGACTCGATCTCCTCCTCGAGGGCGAGCAGGCCGTCCTTGCGGGCGCGCTCGGCGAAGCCGGTGAGCTGCTTGACGGACCCGGCCAGGTCCATGGGCTCCGGCGAGATCGCCTTCTTGTACAGCGTGGGGATCAGCTTGGCCCGGTCCATCCCCATGGCCGCGATGGTGCAGCCGAGCGTCGTGGGGAGGATGATCACGAACGCAGCCGGGTTGATCAGCTGCGTCGGCTGGGTGCCCTTCATGATGCCGCCCACGATGAGGCTGACGAGGGCGATGCCGATCCCGATGGCAGTGGCGGCCTTCACAGTCAGGTGATCGGCCGCGGCGCCTGGGACTTCAGGGCTTCATCACCCGGCGGACACCGCGTCGAGCGCGGGTCCGCCGGGGACGAGCAGGGGTGGGCTAGGCCAGGGCCTTCTCGACCGCGCCGAGGACGCGATCGGCCTGGAAGGGCTTCACGACGAAGTCCTTCGCGCCCAGCTTGATCGACTCCAGCACCTTCGACTCCTGGCCGAGGGCGGAGCACATGATCACCTTCGCGCCCGGGTCCAGGGCGACGATCTCCTTGAGGGCGGCGATGCCGTCCTTCTCGGGCATGGTGATGTCGAGGGTCATGACGTCCGGCCGGAGCTCCTGGAAGCGGCTGACCGCCTCCGCGCCGTTGCCGGCCTCGCCGACCACCTCGTGACCGCCGCCGGTCAGGGCGTCGGTGACCATCTTCCGCATGAAGGCGGCGTCGTCGACGACGAGCACTCGTGCCATCAGGCTGCGACCTCCGTGATCTGGGGGGTTGTGGGGTTGGGGGTGGAGCCCTGGGCTCCGTGGACCTGCTCGACGCGGAGCGCCAGGGTCCCGTCCTCGTCCACGACGAGGCGGCCCGAGGCCACGCGCATGCCGTCGGCGTAGAGGTCGACCGGGGCGTCCGCCTCGTGGTCGAGCTCGACGACGCTGCCCGAGGGCAGACCGACGACGCGTGCCGAGGGCATCCGGGTGCGGCCGAGCTCGGCCCACACCCGGACGGTGACGTGCCGGAGCGACTCTCCCAGCGGGGCCGAGTCGTACTCCGTCGTCATCTCGTCCAGCGCGCGCGTCATGCGCACGATGAACGCGTGCGGCACGAGCTGCACCAGGGTGCAGGGTGCGCCGCAGACGGTGAAGGTGACGCGCGTGACCTGTCCGGCGTGGTCCTCCGCCGGCATGGCCTCCGCCACGTCCTGGACGACGCGCACGTCGGGCGGCGCGATCTCGACCTCCTGGCCGAGGACGTCGCTCGTGGCCCGTGCGGCGGCCGCCATCATCTGGTTCATCGCCTCGCCGACGGCGCTGAGCGAGAGCTCGTCGAGCTCCCCGCCCGGCTCCACGGAGTCCGGGTCGGCGCCCATCATCGTGGCGGCGAGGCGGCGTGCCCCCTCGAGGGGCATCACCAGGACGTTGCCGCCGGTGACGCCGTCCACGTAGGAGACGTCGGCGGCCACGGCGGGCACCGAGACGTCCTCGAGCGGGTGCCCGCTCTGGACGACGTCGACGGTCCCCGGCTTCACGCCGTCGGGCGTGTAGGTCTTGAGGACGTCCTGGACGGCCTCCGAGGTCGAGGCGGCGAGGCGCAGCAGGGCCTGCTCGGTGTTCACGAGCTCCCCTCCTCGCCCCGCGCGGCGGGCGCGACGACCTGGACGGCGCGCTTGGTGCCCGAGCGGCCGGCGCGGCCGTGCAGGACCGGCGTGCGGTCGGCGTAGACGACGACGTGGCCGAGGTCCTTGGCGCCGGCGGGGCCGCCGAGCTTCAGGGTGTCGCCCGGCTGGAGGCCGAGGACGTCCTCGAGGGTCAGCGTCGTCTCGGCGACCTCGGCGCGCAGCGTCACGTCGACGCGGCCCAGGCCGCTGCGGACGGCCTGCGCGGTGCGCTCGTCCTGCACCTTGCCGTCGTCCTCCTTGCGCGAGAACGCGCTGGCGACGGGGGCGATGGCGGCGTAGGGCACGAGCAGCACGCAGGTGGACGAGACGCGCTCGAGGCGGGCCTCCATGACCAGCGCGAGCGTCGGCTCGCTGCCGGCCGCGACCTGCACGAGCTCGGACTGGCTCTCGATGTCGCTGAGGCGCAGCGTGGTCTCCGAGAGGTCGAACCAGACGCCGCTGAGGACCTCGACGATCGTCCCGAGCAGGCGGCGCACGAGCATCAGGTCGATGTCGGTGAGCTCGCGCTCCTTGACGAGGTCCTCGGAGGTGCCGCCCATGAGGCGCTCGAGGGCGACCACGAGCAGCGACACCTGGGCGGTGAGGAGCATCCGGCCCTCGTGGGGCGCGGTCTCGACGATGCCGTAGACCGACCCGTCGGGCAGCAGCCCGAACGCGTTGGTCCAGGTGAGCTGCTGGACGTCGATGACCTCGAGCTCGATGGGCG
The DNA window shown above is from Conexibacter sp. SYSU D00693 and carries:
- a CDS encoding DMT family transporter, with amino-acid sequence MSTRGAALFAAVAVVWGLPYFFIKVAVDDGVPPAFVAWIRVVIAVVVLAPLAWRAGALRGLRPHTRAIVVYALFEVVVPFPLISFGEQRIASSLAAILIAALPLVIALIALRVDPEERPTPRRLAGLVVGLAGVVLLVGVDVAGSADELVGALAVLVATVGYAIGPMVVKRHLGHLPPLGPVTASFAASALMLLPFALLDLPGGDVTDEAVASLVALGLLCTALAFVLFFALIAEVGPSRASVITYLNPAVAVLLGVLVLDEALTAAAAGGLALILAGSWVATGGVRRPRPVQA
- the fliR gene encoding flagellar biosynthetic protein FliR; this encodes MNLNLSPTLGGILDPAQVASFFLVLARVSPLFMLAPLFSSRAIPMRVRGIVAVALAVGLGPVVMRGADIPLEAWALSGLIAKELLVGAGFAFAVGAVFAAVQVAGAFLDTFVGFTFGGLVDPMSGQQSSVLSSTYAMVGLMIFIAIGGDRWVIQGMAESYDVVGLTELPSIDRTVATAVEAFSGIFAGALQVAGPVLLAVVLTDAAFGLVSRVVPQLNVFAIGFPAKVTVGLLTVGASLPFLSQWLQDRLLGA
- the flhA gene encoding flagellar biosynthesis protein FlhA, with protein sequence MQRLGRSTDLIAAAVVVLVVVMMVVPLPPTILDFFITLNISCALAIVVTTLYVPRALDFSVFPSLLLLTTLFRLAINISVTRLILLHGDAGHVVEAFGHFVVGGNVVVGLIVFLILIVIQFVVVTNGAGRVAEVGARFTLDAMPGKQMAIDADLNSGQITEDEARKRRSEIAREADFYGAMDGASKFVKGDAIAAVLITLINLVGGIVVGVAMQGMPFGDAASHFSLLTVGDGLAAQIPALLISVATGIIVTRAAGEGDEAQDLGTQVAGQISAQQKAPMVAGVVICLFALIPGFPKLPFLLIGAGFILLGRKLMKEAGAKEQAEEAAAVAAATAPALPASPRDAVVEALGMDPLELCIGFGLVPMVDGGGGGSLLARVSAVRRQLASETGTIVPSVRIHDEVGLGSHEYVLKVRGSVVARGRLMAGHQLALDPGDAVGQVEGLPTTEPAFGLPAVWISDAARAEAEALGYTVVDAESIVVTHLTETIRRHVAELLTRQDTRVLLDRLKESNQAVVEEVVPDLLSVGELQRVLQALLREGVSIRDLGAIVEAAGDRARVTRDPELLAEHARVALSRAITEPYVDGENTLRALSLDPGLEQEVAQSIAQTPDGEYLAMDPSRAQSLLIALNAQSEQLVATGRRPVLLCSSRVRRHLRRLCEQALPQLGVCAYNEIAPGISVETIGVVNA
- the fliQ gene encoding flagellar biosynthesis protein FliQ; this encodes MDADSVVTISTGALELALKVALPLLLVGLVVGLVISVFQAVTQIQEQTLSFIPKILATAAVLVVGGPWMLNQLLAYTTELWSSIPQLIGT
- a CDS encoding CdaR family transcriptional regulator, translating into MEAAHVQLESFPQRHEPLAPDTAARLRGLAAAFLEQCREGDLGGVMSNHLLEQQPELRLREDDTLYAETRASCQQNIEEILSRLHEGMPGWGADPPPMAAAWARSMVRRGVELQAVLRAYRLGHGLLWHEWSAWVHDQCEDTPQRAELLHASSAHMFAYIDAVCARLVEFYDQERQRWARSASAVRAEVVRQLLAHEPVNVEAASSALGYELRRRHVALIVWDDREVAESDDVVEAAQAFCAAAGHPDALVVPAGLRVVWAWCGGAEVEAEDFDLRDVARKRGLRVATGEVWEGAEGFARSHEDASHAFRVAQVLRRRPGSVTRFRSVALSALLSADPALARRFADAELTVLRGEDDATRRIRATLQVFLEEGGSYVRAARRLGVHENTVAYRVHRAEDLLGHPVAERRLELEAALLVHRTLETEA
- the flhB gene encoding flagellar biosynthesis protein FlhB, which encodes MAGEKTEKATPKKKEEARKKGQVARSTDLSGAVVLLASLVALGAAGPGMCERLAACMRRTIALASDPEVVEAGTIGAVLLACGKDVLLAVAPIAGVCMVAGVVSYAVQVGIKPMPQSIKPDPKKLNPVTGAKNIFGQHALVEGVKSVTKVSVVGAIVAAALLPKLDEVGTLMGFSPLSLSIALGEEIRGMAWRAAGAYVVIGLADFAWQRYRHEKQLRMDIQEVKEEFKQQGLPPEVRAAMRRRQMAAARARMMAAVPEADVVITNPTHYSVALKYDGSSLAPQVIAKGQDLVALRIRELARDAGVPVVPEPPLARALHASVEVGEEIPEELYVAVAQVLAWVFRTRPRRAA